One window of Saccharopolyspora phatthalungensis genomic DNA carries:
- a CDS encoding glycerophosphodiester phosphodiesterase → MTIRVRLTALSVAGAAALGLLTAPAIAAPNRPDDAERVTVFGHRGASGYRPEHTLASYELAARMGADYIEPDLVPTKDGVLVARHENEIGGTTDVAAHPEFAGRKTTKVIDGTSITGWFTEDFTLAELKTLRAKERIPNVRPHNTIYDGRYEVPTFQEVLDLRARLSRELGRDIGVAPETKHPSYFGKLGLALEPGVVQALTRNGLNRPNAKVVVQSFEVSNLKELNRSLRVPLVQLISNSGAPQDFIEAGDPRTYADLVKSEGLREIAGYADVIGPDTKVILPVNADGYLTKPTTVVADAHKADLQVVPYTVRAENTFLPADFRSSADPAAFGDVFGFFRALFDQGIDGIFSDQPDIAVIARDDHAAATAGR, encoded by the coding sequence ATGACGATCCGGGTACGCCTGACGGCGCTGTCGGTCGCCGGAGCCGCGGCGTTGGGGCTGCTCACGGCGCCCGCCATCGCCGCACCGAACCGACCGGACGACGCCGAGCGGGTGACGGTCTTCGGGCACCGCGGCGCCTCCGGGTACCGGCCGGAGCACACGCTGGCCTCCTACGAGCTGGCGGCCCGGATGGGCGCCGATTACATCGAGCCCGACCTGGTGCCCACCAAGGACGGCGTGCTGGTCGCGCGGCACGAGAACGAGATCGGCGGCACCACCGATGTCGCCGCGCACCCCGAGTTCGCCGGCCGCAAGACCACCAAGGTCATCGACGGCACCTCGATCACCGGCTGGTTCACCGAGGACTTCACCCTCGCCGAGCTCAAGACGCTGCGCGCCAAGGAGCGCATCCCGAACGTCCGGCCGCACAACACGATCTACGACGGCCGCTACGAGGTGCCGACGTTCCAAGAGGTCTTGGACCTGCGGGCGCGGCTGTCGCGGGAACTCGGCCGCGACATCGGCGTCGCCCCGGAGACCAAGCACCCCAGCTACTTCGGCAAGCTCGGCCTGGCGTTGGAACCCGGCGTGGTCCAAGCCCTCACCCGCAACGGCCTGAACCGGCCGAACGCCAAGGTCGTCGTGCAGTCCTTCGAGGTGAGCAACCTCAAGGAGCTCAACCGGTCGCTGCGGGTGCCGCTCGTGCAGCTGATCAGCAACAGCGGCGCGCCGCAGGACTTCATCGAGGCCGGGGACCCGCGCACCTACGCCGACCTGGTCAAGTCGGAGGGCCTGCGGGAGATCGCCGGGTACGCCGACGTGATCGGTCCGGACACCAAGGTGATCCTGCCGGTGAACGCCGACGGCTACCTCACCAAGCCGACCACCGTCGTCGCCGACGCGCACAAAGCCGACCTGCAGGTGGTGCCGTACACGGTCCGGGCGGAGAACACGTTCCTGCCCGCCGACTTCCGCTCCTCGGCCGACCCGGCCGCCTTCGGCGACGTCTTCGGCTTCTTCCGGGCACTTTTCGACCAGGGCATCGACGGGATCTTCAGCGACCAGCCGGACATCGCCGTCATCGCCCGCGACGACCATGCGGCGGCCACCGCGGGCCGGTGA
- the purD gene encoding phosphoribosylamine--glycine ligase codes for MRILVIGGGGREHAIVLALSRDPSVTALACAPGNAGTAALAETYGVDVAKPAEVAALATKWQADLVVFGPETPLVAGAADAVRAAGIACFGPSKAAARIEGSKAFAKDVMLAAGVPTAHSEVVDNPAKLDAALAQFGPTWVVKDDGLAAGKGVLVTGDFDAARAHALKLLDGGHPVLLESFLDGPEASLFCLVDGTTVVPLLPAQDFKRVGDGDAGPNTGGMGAYAPLPWAPEDLVETVVRTVVQPTVDELARRGTPFSGLLYAGLALTSSGPQVIEFNCRFGDPETQAVLALLHTPLASLFNAVARGELAAQPPLEWEPGAAVTVVVAAEGYPGRPRVDDVIQGGDAQGILHSGTRRREDGAVLSAGGRVLSVVATGPDLAAAREEAYRRVAGVHLPGSHYRTDIALRAVHGEIAIPTA; via the coding sequence GTGCGAATCCTCGTGATCGGTGGCGGTGGCCGGGAACACGCGATCGTGCTGGCGCTGTCCCGCGACCCGTCCGTGACCGCGCTTGCCTGCGCGCCCGGCAATGCGGGCACCGCCGCGCTCGCCGAGACCTACGGCGTTGACGTCGCGAAACCGGCCGAAGTGGCCGCGCTGGCCACCAAATGGCAGGCCGACCTCGTCGTGTTCGGCCCCGAGACGCCGCTGGTCGCGGGCGCGGCCGACGCCGTCCGGGCGGCTGGCATCGCCTGCTTCGGCCCGTCGAAGGCTGCCGCGCGCATCGAAGGCTCCAAGGCGTTCGCCAAGGACGTCATGCTCGCGGCCGGGGTGCCGACCGCGCACAGCGAAGTGGTGGACAACCCCGCGAAGCTGGATGCCGCGCTGGCGCAGTTCGGCCCGACCTGGGTGGTCAAGGACGACGGCCTGGCCGCCGGCAAGGGCGTGCTGGTGACCGGTGATTTCGATGCCGCGCGGGCACACGCGCTCAAGCTGCTCGACGGCGGGCACCCGGTGCTGCTGGAGTCGTTCCTGGACGGCCCGGAGGCGTCGCTGTTCTGCCTGGTCGACGGCACCACGGTGGTCCCGCTGCTGCCCGCGCAGGACTTCAAGCGGGTCGGCGACGGTGACGCGGGCCCGAACACCGGCGGCATGGGTGCTTACGCGCCGCTGCCGTGGGCACCGGAGGACCTGGTCGAGACCGTGGTGCGCACCGTGGTGCAGCCGACGGTCGACGAGCTGGCGCGCCGTGGCACGCCGTTCTCCGGGCTGCTTTACGCGGGTCTCGCGTTGACCTCCTCGGGTCCGCAGGTGATCGAGTTCAACTGCCGCTTCGGCGACCCGGAGACCCAGGCCGTGCTCGCTCTGCTGCACACGCCGCTGGCGTCGCTGTTCAACGCCGTCGCGCGCGGCGAGCTCGCCGCGCAGCCGCCGCTGGAGTGGGAGCCCGGTGCGGCGGTGACCGTGGTGGTGGCCGCCGAGGGCTACCCAGGGCGGCCGCGCGTCGACGACGTGATCCAGGGCGGTGACGCGCAGGGCATCCTGCACTCCGGCACCCGGCGGCGGGAGGACGGCGCGGTGTTGTCCGCCGGCGGCCGCGTGCTGTCGGTGGTGGCCACCGGCCCGGACCTGGCGGCGGCTCGCGAGGAGGCGTACCGCCGGGTCGCCGGCGTGCACCTGCCGGGCTCGCACTACCGCACCGACATCGCGCTCCGCGCGGTGCACGGCGAAATCGCCATTCCGACCGCCTAA
- a CDS encoding pyridoxal phosphate-dependent aminotransferase: MLSQHHALAVAQRADVAPFQVMEVLSAAAARQRAKGDVVSLAAGQPATPAPKAVREAAAQALHHHALGYTEQLGLPELRESIAEHYDRSYGLMIEPDDVVVTTGASGAFLLAFLSAFDAGDRVALARPGYPAYRNILAALGCEVVELPCDETTRFQPTVAMLDALDEPVRGLIVASPANPTGTVLSRDELAGLARWCETNGVRLISDEIYHGLSYGDPLHAAWEFSRESIAVNSFSKFWSMTGWRLGWMLVPPRLRRAVDSLTGNFTLCPPALSQYGAIAAFSRAAYAEVGAHVERYRTNRELLLSGLGELGITRVAPADGAFYAWADIGHLADDSAAFCRRLLDETGVAVVPGVDFDPVLGHRFVRMSFAGSTEDIAEALDRLARWLPGAP; the protein is encoded by the coding sequence ATGCTCAGTCAGCACCACGCCCTCGCCGTTGCACAGCGGGCGGATGTCGCGCCGTTCCAGGTGATGGAGGTCCTGTCCGCAGCCGCAGCGCGGCAGCGTGCGAAGGGCGATGTGGTCTCGCTGGCCGCGGGCCAGCCCGCCACGCCCGCACCGAAGGCCGTCCGCGAAGCCGCAGCGCAGGCGTTGCACCACCACGCGCTCGGCTACACCGAGCAGCTCGGCCTTCCTGAGCTGCGCGAATCGATCGCCGAGCACTACGACCGGTCCTACGGGCTGATGATTGAGCCCGACGATGTCGTGGTGACCACCGGCGCCTCCGGCGCCTTCCTGCTCGCCTTCCTCAGCGCCTTCGACGCCGGTGACCGCGTCGCGCTGGCTCGCCCCGGCTACCCGGCCTACCGGAACATCCTGGCGGCGCTGGGATGCGAGGTCGTGGAACTGCCGTGCGACGAGACGACGCGGTTCCAGCCGACGGTGGCGATGCTGGACGCGCTCGACGAGCCGGTGCGGGGGCTGATCGTGGCGAGCCCCGCGAACCCGACCGGCACGGTGCTCTCCCGCGATGAGCTGGCCGGGCTGGCGCGGTGGTGCGAGACCAACGGTGTGCGGCTGATCAGCGACGAGATCTACCACGGCCTCAGCTACGGGGATCCGCTGCACGCGGCCTGGGAGTTCTCCCGCGAGTCGATCGCGGTGAACTCGTTCTCCAAGTTCTGGTCGATGACCGGCTGGCGGCTGGGCTGGATGCTGGTGCCGCCGCGGCTGCGCCGCGCGGTGGACTCGCTGACCGGGAACTTCACGCTTTGCCCGCCCGCGCTGTCCCAGTACGGCGCGATCGCGGCGTTCTCCCGGGCGGCATACGCCGAGGTCGGCGCGCACGTCGAGCGCTACCGGACGAACCGGGAGCTGCTGCTCAGTGGTCTTGGCGAGCTCGGCATCACCCGGGTCGCCCCGGCCGACGGCGCGTTCTACGCCTGGGCCGACATCGGCCATCTCGCCGACGATTCCGCGGCCTTCTGCCGACGGCTGCTGGACGAAACGGGTGTCGCCGTGGTGCCAGGGGTGGACTTCGATCCGGTGCTGGGCCACCGCTTCGTGCGGATGTCGTTCGCGGGAAGCACCGAGGACATCGCCGAAGCCCTGGACCGCCTAGCCCGCTGGTTACCCGGCGCGCCGTGA
- a CDS encoding HAD family hydrolase, translating to MLRWVVFDYGEVISRRTAALPAIAALLGVEPPEFERAYFAERTAYDWGLPDLEYWQAVAARLGKSVDAALSARLTRTDVAGWAETAPESLRLLEDLHHQGVTMAVLSNAPSSFGRAAEQETWARLFKHLIFSGDLSLAKPDAGIYRALLETIDAPAAECLFFDDRQENVDGARRVGLHAERWQGADAARGTLRSHGIPVRA from the coding sequence ATGTTGCGTTGGGTCGTGTTCGACTACGGCGAGGTGATCAGCCGGCGAACGGCGGCGCTGCCCGCGATCGCGGCGTTGCTCGGTGTGGAGCCACCGGAGTTCGAACGGGCCTACTTCGCCGAACGCACCGCCTACGACTGGGGCTTGCCCGACCTGGAGTACTGGCAGGCGGTGGCCGCCCGGTTGGGCAAGAGCGTCGACGCGGCACTGTCCGCGCGGCTGACCCGCACCGATGTCGCCGGTTGGGCGGAGACCGCGCCGGAATCGCTGCGACTGCTCGAAGACCTGCACCACCAGGGCGTCACGATGGCGGTGCTGTCCAACGCACCGTCATCGTTCGGGCGGGCGGCGGAGCAGGAGACCTGGGCCCGGCTGTTCAAGCACCTGATCTTCTCGGGGGATCTGTCCCTGGCGAAGCCGGACGCGGGAATCTACCGGGCCCTGCTCGAAACGATCGACGCACCGGCGGCCGAGTGCCTGTTCTTCGACGACCGTCAGGAGAACGTCGACGGCGCGCGCCGGGTCGGCCTGCACGCCGAGCGCTGGCAGGGCGCGGATGCCGCCCGCGGCACGCTCCGCTCCCACGGCATCCCCGTCAGGGCTTGA
- a CDS encoding threonine aldolase family protein — MTNTAPIDLRSDTVTRPDEQMSAAMAAAEVGDDVLDHDPTMRALEERAARLLGTAAALWVPSGTMGNLISLMLHLKRGDRFLVPRGSHVLNHELGSAAWLAGGMPDPLEWDAGPGRPKSETVRAQANGAPGYDRLHTTLLCLENTHNGAGGSVVPPHEHVKLAAAARDSGLRVHLDGARIWNASVALGVPPAALTVGVDTVQACLSKGLGAPVGSVVAGGEDFIGEARRVRKMLGGGVRQGGVLAAAGLVALGRIDALAEDHDKARALAEGLAEIGWQVTPPQTNIVLAAVPDVRLIMERLQAVGVQAVPMSGQVRFVTHRDVSKADIEEALRRIGKARV; from the coding sequence GTGACCAATACGGCACCGATCGACCTCCGCTCCGATACGGTCACGCGTCCCGACGAGCAGATGTCCGCGGCGATGGCCGCCGCTGAAGTCGGCGACGACGTGCTCGATCACGACCCGACGATGCGCGCGCTGGAGGAACGTGCCGCCCGGCTGCTCGGCACCGCCGCCGCCCTGTGGGTGCCCAGCGGCACGATGGGCAACCTGATCTCCCTGATGCTGCACTTAAAGCGCGGCGATCGATTCCTCGTGCCGCGCGGTTCGCACGTGCTGAACCACGAGCTCGGCTCCGCCGCCTGGCTCGCCGGCGGCATGCCAGACCCGCTGGAGTGGGACGCCGGGCCGGGACGCCCGAAGTCCGAGACGGTACGGGCGCAGGCCAACGGCGCCCCGGGCTACGACAGGCTGCACACGACGCTGCTTTGCCTGGAGAACACGCACAACGGCGCGGGCGGCTCGGTGGTCCCGCCGCACGAGCACGTCAAGCTGGCGGCGGCCGCCCGCGACAGCGGGTTGCGGGTCCACCTCGACGGCGCCCGGATCTGGAACGCCTCGGTCGCGCTCGGCGTGCCACCGGCCGCGCTGACCGTCGGCGTCGACACCGTGCAGGCCTGCCTGAGCAAGGGACTCGGCGCGCCGGTCGGATCCGTCGTCGCAGGTGGTGAGGACTTCATCGGCGAAGCTCGCCGGGTGCGCAAGATGCTCGGCGGCGGGGTCCGGCAAGGCGGCGTGCTGGCCGCGGCGGGGCTCGTCGCGCTGGGCAGGATCGACGCGCTCGCCGAGGACCACGACAAGGCCCGCGCGCTCGCCGAGGGCTTGGCCGAGATCGGCTGGCAAGTCACGCCGCCACAGACCAATATCGTTCTTGCGGCGGTTCCCGATGTCCGGCTGATCATGGAACGCTTACAGGCGGTCGGGGTGCAGGCGGTGCCGATGAGCGGGCAGGTCCGCTTCGTCACGCACCGGGACGTGTCCAAGGCGGACATCGAAGAGGCGCTGCGCCGGATCGGGAAAGCCCGGGTCTGA
- a CDS encoding SigE family RNA polymerase sigma factor gives MDQREEQEFAEYFVARREAVRRMAYMMCGDWHRADDLAQTAFIALHRHWRKVRDKGALDAYVRRTLTRAVIDESRRPWRRERAAEILPDRPANSPEVDNAVAIKQTLLAGLQKVPPKQRAVLVLRFLEGLDVAGVAAAMRCSEGTVKSQCARGLAALREALGDELGDLRSA, from the coding sequence GTGGACCAGCGCGAGGAGCAGGAGTTCGCGGAGTACTTCGTGGCTCGGCGGGAGGCGGTGCGTCGAATGGCGTACATGATGTGCGGTGACTGGCACCGCGCGGACGATCTCGCCCAAACCGCGTTCATCGCGTTGCACCGGCACTGGCGCAAGGTCCGTGACAAGGGCGCGTTGGACGCGTACGTGCGCCGCACCCTGACCCGTGCGGTGATCGACGAGTCCCGGCGGCCGTGGCGGCGCGAACGCGCCGCGGAGATCCTGCCGGACCGACCGGCGAATTCGCCGGAGGTCGACAACGCGGTGGCGATCAAGCAAACCCTGCTCGCCGGTCTGCAGAAGGTGCCACCGAAGCAGCGAGCCGTGCTGGTGCTGCGCTTCCTCGAGGGGCTGGACGTCGCGGGGGTGGCGGCGGCCATGCGGTGCAGCGAAGGAACTGTGAAGAGCCAGTGCGCCCGGGGGCTGGCGGCGTTGCGGGAAGCGCTGGGCGATGAGCTCGGCGACCTGCGGTCGGCGTGA
- a CDS encoding DMT family transporter: MAWIILMVSGVFEAGWAISLKLSHGFNRPIPTMSFLVLAAVSFAGLAYAMRLLPAGPAYAVWTGIGAALTAIVGMVWLGDGFSVLKLVSIVLIVAGVIGLNLSGVGH, from the coding sequence ATGGCCTGGATCATTCTCATGGTGTCGGGGGTGTTCGAAGCGGGTTGGGCCATCTCGCTCAAGCTTTCGCACGGCTTCAACCGCCCGATCCCGACCATGTCGTTCCTGGTGCTGGCCGCGGTGAGCTTCGCCGGCCTGGCGTACGCGATGCGCCTGTTACCCGCGGGCCCCGCCTACGCGGTGTGGACCGGTATCGGCGCCGCACTGACGGCGATCGTCGGCATGGTCTGGCTCGGCGACGGCTTCTCGGTGCTCAAGCTCGTATCGATCGTGCTGATCGTCGCCGGCGTGATCGGCCTCAACCTCTCCGGCGTCGGCCACTGA
- a CDS encoding TetR/AcrR family transcriptional regulator — protein sequence MTAASTPKGERRRQALVAAAAQLLAEGGFEAVRHRAVAERAGLPLASTTYYFSSLNDLISAAVEHESRQELAIGRARLNELAELPRSTDAVIELMLDLLLGTGSRDGGAEPVLLRYERLVGSPRRPYLAPLMRELGAELHDLLAEIFARSGMEVSRDRLLELIALVDGAVVNALIESDPDPRGAARRMLRSQLG from the coding sequence ATGACAGCGGCCAGTACTCCGAAAGGCGAGCGGCGGCGGCAGGCCCTGGTGGCGGCTGCCGCGCAGCTGCTGGCCGAGGGGGGTTTCGAAGCGGTGCGGCACCGCGCGGTCGCCGAGCGCGCCGGGCTGCCGTTGGCCTCCACCACCTACTACTTCTCGTCCCTGAACGATCTGATCAGCGCCGCCGTCGAGCACGAGTCGCGGCAGGAGCTGGCAATCGGCCGCGCCCGGCTCAACGAACTCGCCGAACTTCCGCGCAGCACCGACGCGGTGATCGAGCTGATGCTGGACCTGCTGCTGGGCACCGGCTCGCGGGACGGCGGCGCGGAACCGGTGCTGCTGCGCTACGAGCGGCTAGTCGGCTCGCCGCGCCGCCCCTATCTGGCGCCGCTGATGCGCGAACTCGGCGCCGAACTGCACGACCTGCTCGCGGAGATCTTCGCCCGCAGCGGCATGGAGGTCAGCCGCGACCGGCTGCTCGAACTGATCGCGTTGGTGGACGGCGCGGTGGTGAACGCGCTGATCGAAAGCGACCCCGACCCACGCGGTGCGGCCCGCCGGATGCTGCGTTCTCAGCTGGGCTGA
- a CDS encoding ABC transporter ATP-binding protein, whose product MTTKLPLADGATVRRWMWRTMLLHRRRFAAMMLLFILATLVGLVGPQVLGTLVDSVLAGTSTGHVDLLAVAFLAILVTQALLARSARLRATLLGEHLLAESREGMVGHALRLPLGTVEAAGTGDLLSRATTDVDRLDFTIRNAAPEITTALITVVLTGAAMIITSPLLALGMLVAVPLMVFSTRWYVPRSLPTIRRAMANWSEVQSSMHESVEGARTVAALRLRGRRVARNEQVLGRALEAEQRHRFLLTMWLPCLELSYVLPIGAILLIGGWAYQAGLAELGTIITVVLYAQAMSNPFDELFMWLEELQIGHTALQRILGVREVPVAEDSPHRPGEARARDLAIRDVRFSYRPDREILHGIDLTVPAGQRLVIVGPSGAGKSTLGRLIAGISRPGSGSVAFGGTEITELPAEQLRREVVLLTQEQHVFACTLRDNLTLPDGETTDDRLTDALKTVGLQDWVEALPDRLDTVLGSGGHPVPASRAQQLALARVLLADPHTVVLDEATSLLDNVTSRELERALSTLLAGRTVIAIAHRLHTARNADRVAVMSEGRIVEIGSHAELLAADGSYARLYQVAQPS is encoded by the coding sequence ATGACCACCAAGCTGCCGTTGGCGGACGGGGCCACGGTCCGCCGCTGGATGTGGCGCACGATGTTGCTGCACCGCCGCCGCTTTGCCGCGATGATGCTGTTGTTCATCCTGGCGACGCTCGTCGGGCTGGTGGGCCCGCAAGTACTCGGCACCCTCGTCGACTCGGTGCTCGCCGGCACCTCGACCGGGCACGTCGACCTGCTCGCCGTGGCGTTCCTCGCGATCCTCGTGACGCAGGCGTTGCTGGCGCGTTCGGCACGATTACGCGCGACCTTGCTCGGCGAGCACCTGCTGGCCGAATCGCGTGAAGGCATGGTCGGGCACGCGCTGCGGCTTCCGCTGGGCACGGTTGAGGCAGCGGGCACCGGTGACCTGCTCAGCCGCGCCACCACCGACGTCGACCGGCTCGACTTCACGATTCGAAACGCCGCCCCCGAGATCACCACGGCGCTGATCACCGTGGTGTTGACCGGCGCCGCGATGATCATCACCTCGCCGCTGCTCGCCTTGGGCATGCTGGTGGCGGTGCCCCTGATGGTCTTCAGCACGCGCTGGTACGTCCCGCGCTCGCTGCCGACCATCCGGCGGGCGATGGCGAACTGGTCGGAAGTCCAGTCGAGCATGCACGAATCCGTCGAAGGCGCGCGAACCGTCGCTGCCCTGCGGTTGCGCGGACGTCGCGTCGCGCGCAACGAGCAGGTGCTCGGCCGGGCCCTCGAAGCCGAGCAGCGGCACCGGTTTCTGCTCACCATGTGGCTGCCGTGCCTTGAACTTTCCTACGTGCTGCCGATCGGTGCGATCCTGCTGATCGGCGGCTGGGCCTATCAGGCGGGGCTCGCCGAGCTCGGCACGATCATCACCGTCGTGCTCTACGCCCAGGCGATGTCGAACCCGTTCGACGAGCTGTTCATGTGGCTGGAAGAGCTGCAGATCGGGCACACGGCGCTGCAACGGATCCTCGGCGTCCGGGAAGTTCCGGTGGCCGAGGACTCCCCGCACCGGCCCGGCGAGGCGAGGGCCCGCGATCTAGCCATCCGCGACGTGCGCTTCTCCTACCGGCCGGACCGGGAGATCCTGCACGGCATCGACCTGACCGTCCCGGCCGGGCAACGGTTGGTCATCGTCGGCCCGTCCGGTGCCGGGAAATCCACGCTGGGCCGGTTGATCGCCGGGATCAGCCGGCCGGGCTCCGGATCGGTCGCCTTTGGCGGCACCGAGATCACCGAACTGCCCGCCGAGCAGTTGCGCCGCGAGGTGGTGCTGCTGACCCAGGAGCAGCACGTGTTCGCCTGCACGCTGAGGGACAACCTCACGCTGCCGGACGGCGAAACGACCGATGATCGGCTGACCGATGCGCTCAAGACGGTCGGCCTCCAGGACTGGGTAGAAGCGCTACCGGACCGGCTCGACACGGTGCTCGGTTCCGGCGGCCACCCCGTTCCGGCCTCCCGCGCCCAGCAGCTCGCGCTGGCCCGGGTGCTGCTGGCCGACCCGCACACCGTGGTCCTCGACGAAGCCACGTCGCTGCTGGACAACGTCACCTCACGGGAGCTGGAGCGGGCGCTCTCGACACTGCTGGCGGGGCGCACGGTGATCGCGATAGCGCACCGGCTGCACACCGCCCGCAATGCCGACCGGGTGGCCGTGATGTCGGAAGGACGCATCGTCGAGATCGGCAGCCATGCCGAACTGCTGGCGGCCGATGGCTCCTACGCGCGGCTTTACCAGGTGGCTCAGCCCAGCTGA
- a CDS encoding ABC transporter transmembrane domain-containing protein, whose protein sequence is MPPSSSGSVRFLWSLLAKRPGLLTLATVSGALWMLPTALLPLVIGQAIDAGIRDGDGGTLLRWVLVVLGLGLTQMVAAGALQWAAHTLWLHGATSAQRIVLGHVVGLGGVLARKVRVGEVVAVGASDIYRIGSLLEVIGRATGSLVSFAVAAIVVLWISPIMGVIVLIGVPLATGGIGPLLRPLRRREETQRERLGQVSAQAADIVSGLRILRGIGGETRFHARFVDASQRVREAGVAAGRIEAWLAGAEILLPGLVTVLVTWLGARLALDGTISVGELVAFYGVSAFLVIPVRTATEASYAFASAMVAAGRARALLRLEPEPAPPEHPKPLPPGPLGLFDEATGLRIPAGQLTVIDAGEQAEALAERLAAESIAGDVPLRDVGPDELHRRIVLAHNQDLLFSGPARAELDLESEVDLESALHAADAHEVMSALPVDGQLDERARSLSGGQRQRLLLARALCSDADVLILDEPTSAVDAHTEARIAQRVSEFRRGRTTVVLSQSPLWTAVADRVLDAGAKT, encoded by the coding sequence ATGCCACCGAGTAGTTCGGGTTCGGTCCGATTCTTGTGGTCCCTGCTGGCGAAACGGCCGGGACTGCTGACCCTTGCGACGGTCTCCGGCGCGTTATGGATGCTGCCGACAGCACTGCTGCCGCTGGTCATCGGCCAGGCCATCGACGCCGGGATCCGCGACGGCGACGGCGGCACGTTGTTGCGCTGGGTGCTGGTCGTGCTTGGTCTCGGCCTGACTCAGATGGTCGCCGCCGGGGCACTGCAGTGGGCTGCGCATACTCTCTGGCTGCACGGCGCGACGAGCGCGCAGCGGATCGTGCTTGGCCACGTGGTGGGCCTCGGCGGGGTGCTGGCGCGCAAAGTCCGGGTCGGCGAGGTGGTCGCGGTCGGCGCGTCCGACATCTACCGCATCGGCTCGCTGTTAGAGGTGATCGGCCGGGCCACCGGCTCGCTGGTGTCGTTCGCGGTCGCCGCGATCGTGGTGCTGTGGATCTCGCCGATCATGGGCGTCATCGTGCTGATCGGGGTGCCGCTGGCGACCGGTGGCATCGGCCCGCTGCTGCGCCCGTTGCGCCGCCGCGAGGAGACGCAACGGGAACGGCTTGGCCAGGTCAGCGCCCAGGCCGCGGACATCGTTTCCGGGCTGCGGATCCTGCGCGGCATCGGCGGCGAGACCCGCTTCCACGCGCGATTCGTCGACGCCAGCCAGCGGGTCCGCGAGGCGGGCGTGGCCGCCGGGCGGATCGAGGCTTGGCTGGCCGGTGCGGAGATTCTGCTTCCCGGCCTGGTCACGGTCCTGGTGACCTGGCTCGGCGCGCGGCTGGCGCTGGACGGCACGATCAGCGTCGGCGAGTTGGTCGCGTTCTACGGCGTGTCGGCGTTCCTGGTGATCCCCGTCCGCACCGCCACCGAAGCCTCCTACGCGTTCGCCTCGGCGATGGTCGCGGCCGGCCGAGCACGCGCGCTGCTGCGACTGGAGCCCGAACCGGCGCCGCCGGAGCACCCGAAGCCGCTGCCTCCCGGCCCGCTGGGGCTGTTCGATGAAGCAACCGGGTTGCGGATCCCGGCGGGCCAGCTGACCGTGATCGACGCGGGCGAGCAGGCCGAAGCCCTCGCCGAGCGCCTCGCCGCCGAGTCGATCGCCGGCGACGTGCCGCTGCGCGACGTCGGACCGGACGAGTTGCACCGCAGAATCGTGTTGGCGCACAACCAGGATCTGCTCTTCTCCGGACCAGCCCGCGCCGAGCTCGACCTAGAGTCCGAAGTGGACCTCGAAAGCGCCTTGCACGCCGCCGATGCGCACGAAGTGATGTCCGCCCTGCCGGTTGACGGGCAGCTGGACGAGCGAGCGCGCTCGCTGTCCGGCGGCCAGCGGCAGCGCCTGCTGCTCGCCCGCGCCCTGTGCTCGGACGCCGACGTGCTGATCCTCGACGAGCCGACCTCGGCGGTCGATGCGCACACCGAGGCGCGGATCGCCCAGCGGGTCAGCGAATTCCGGCGCGGCCGCACCACCGTCGTGCTCAGCCAGAGTCCACTCTGGACTGCGGTGGCGGATCGGGTGCTGGATGCGGGAGCGAAGACATGA